A genomic segment from Nicotiana tabacum cultivar K326 chromosome 9, ASM71507v2, whole genome shotgun sequence encodes:
- the LOC107823520 gene encoding CEN-like protein 1: protein MTSRVVEPLVVARVIGEVVDSFNPSVKMNVIYNGSNQVFNGHEIMPAVIAAKPRVEIGGEDMRSAYTLIMTDPDVPGPSDPYLREHLHWIVTDIPGSTDASFGREIVSYESPKPVIGIHRYVFLLYKQSGRQTVEPAATRDHFNTRRFTAENGLGSPVAAVYFNAQRETAARRR, encoded by the exons ATGACTTCTAGGGTTGTTGAACCACTTGTTGTTGCACGAGTGATAGGAGAAGTAGTAGACAGTTTCAATCCAAGTGTGAAAATGAATGTGATATACAACGGGAGCAACCAAGTTTTTAATGGTCATGAAATCATGCCTGCTGTCATTGCTGCTAAACCTCGTGTCGAGATTGGTGGCGAAGACATGCGATCTGCTTACACCctt ATCATGACCGACCCAGATGTTCCAGGTCCTAGTGATCCTTACTTGAGGGAACACCTCCACTG GATTGTTACAGATATTCCTGGTTCTACTGATGCCTCTTTTG GAAGAGAGATAGTGAGCTATGAGAGTCCAAAGCCAGTGATTGGGATTCACCGATATGTGTTCCTATTGTATAAACAAAGCGGAAGGCAAACAGTGGAACCAGCAGCAACAAGAGACCATTTCAACACTCGAAGGTTTACGGCAGAGAATGGATTGGGAAGCCCAGTTGCTGCTGTCTACTTCAATGCCCAGAGAGAAACTGCTGCCAGAAGAAGATGA
- the LOC107823589 gene encoding putative methyltransferase PMT15, which yields MAGPRTPPYYSPTYKPNAANFPSSPYSIRINVYTLAIAITFLCSITYLFGRGSISTSPVSNVAATIPCIPLKITSTSAASNNSKISSSSSSTSSQLDFSTNQGDDEGEGVVPDDSVKVYPACDIKYSEYTPCEDPQRSLKFKRDRLIYRERHCPDKSQLLKCRIPAPYGYKKPFKWPKSRDLAWYANVPHKELTVEKAVQNWIRKEGDKFRFPGGGTMFPNGADAYVDDIDKLINLKDGSIRTAIDTGCGVASWGAYLLSRDILAMSFAPRDTHEAQVQFALERGVPALIGVLASKRLPYPSRAFDMAHCSRCLIPWDQYDGEYLMEVDRVLRPGGYWILSGPPIRWRKYWKGWERTRDDLNGEQTRIEEVAKKLCWKKFVEKDDIAIWQKPYNHFQCKEQKKKLMCPAQDPDKAWYTELSTCVTPLPEVSSEEEVAGGQLEKWPKRLHAIPPRISSGTVNGVTAESFEKDSQLWQKRVSYYKSVDNKLNQPGRYRNLLDMNAYLGGFAASWIDDLVWVMNVVPVEAEVNTLGVIYERGLVGTYQNWCEAMSTYPRTYDLIHADSIFTMYKDRCEMEDILLEMDRILRPEGSVIIREDVDILVEVKKIADGLKWDTLIVDHEDGPMEREKLLFAVKSYWTAPATQDSNNTSANPRMI from the exons ATGGCAGGTCCTAGAACACCACCATATTATAGCCCAACTTACAAGCCCAATGCAGCCAACTTTCCTTCTTCTCCTTACTCAATAAGAATTAATGTTTATACATTGGCTATAGCCATTACATTCCTTTGCTCTATCACTTATCTCTTTGGCAGAGGCTCCATTTCCACCTCTCCTGTTTCCAATGTTGCAGCTACCATCCCCTGCATTCCCTTGAAAATAACATCCACTTCTGCCGCTTCCAATAATTCCAAAATatcatcatcttcttcgtctACATCGTCACAACTAGACTTCAGCACCAACCAAGGTGACGACGAAGGTGAAGGCGTTGTGCCTGATGATAGTGTCAAAGTTTATCCGGCATGTGACATTAAGTATAGCGAGTATACTCCTTGCGAAGATCCTCAAAGATCGTTGAAGTTCAAGAGAGACAGATTGATTTATAGGGAGAGGCATTGCCCTGACAAGAGCCAATTGTTAAAATGCCGTATCCCTGCGCCTTATGGTTACAAGAAGCCGTTCAAGTGGCCTAAGAGCAGGGATTTGGCGTGGTACGCCAATGTGCCACACAAGGAATTGACGGTGGAGAAAGCCGTTCAGAATTGGATCCGAAAAGAAGGAGACAAGTTCAGATTTCCCGGTGGAGGGACCATGTTCCCTAATGGTGCTGATGCCTATGTTGACGACATTGACAAGTTGATCAATCTTAAAGATGGTTCCATTAGGACTGCTATTGATACCGGCTGTGGG GTGGCGAGCTGGGGAGCTTATCTTTTGTCGCGTGATATACTAGCAATGTCATTTGCACCTAGGGATACACATGAAGCGCAGGTTCAATTTGCTCTTGAGCGAGGCGTTCCTGCTTTAATTGGAGTGCTCGCATCCAAGAGACTTCCCTATCCATCTAGAGCTTTTGACATGGCTCATTGCTCTCGTTGCCTTATTCCCTGGGACCAGTATG ATGGTGAATACTTAATGGAAGTTGATAGAGTGCTGAGACCTGGTGGATATTGGATACTCTCTGGCCCACCAATCCGTTGGAGGAAATATTGGAAAGGTTGGGAAAGAACCAGGGATGACCTAAATGGGGAACAAACCAGAATAGAGGAGGTAGCTAAGAAACTTTGTTGGAAAAAGTTTGTTGAAAAGGATGACATTGCAATTTGGCAGAAGCCTTACAATCATTTCCAATGcaaagaacaaaagaagaagttaatgTGTCCTGCCCAAGATCCTGATAAAGCCTG GTATACGGAGCTTTCGACTTGTGTAACTCCGTTGCCTGAAGTTTCAAGTGAAGAAGAGGTGGCTGGTGGACAATTAGAAAAATGGCCTAAAAGATTACACGCAATACCACCTAGGATTAGCAGTGGAACTGTTAATGGTGTTACGGCTGAATCTTTTGAGAAGGATTCACAGCTATGGCAAAAAAGAGTTTCATATTACAAGAGCGTAGATAATAAGCTCAACCAACCAGGGAGATACAGAAATCTATTAGATATGAATGCTTACTTAGGTGGTTTTGCTGCTAGTTGGATTGATGACCTTGTTTGGGTAATGAATGTTGTTCCTGTTGAGGCTGAGGTCAATACACTTGGTGTCATTTATGAACGAGGATTGGTTGGAACATATCAAAACTG GTGTGAAGCCATGTCAACTTACCCAAGAACATACGATCTTATTCATGCTGATTCAATATTTACCATGTACAAAGACAG ATGTGAAATGGAGGACATATTACTAGAAATGGATAGGATATTAAGGCCAGAAGGAAGTGTAATAATTCGAGAAGACGTAGATATATTGGTGGAAGTAAAGAAGATAGCAGATGGGCTGAAATGGGATACCCTAATTGTGGATCATGAAGATGGGCCAATGGAGAGAGAGAAGCTTCTCTTTGCAGTCAAGTCTTATTGGACTGCTCCAGCTACTCAAGATTCTAATAACACCTCCGCCAACCCAAGGATGATCTAA
- the LOC107823271 gene encoding protein phosphatase inhibitor 2: MTDDDDGSLSSPWDSFEEANGDAIHSEVISSGLSDMASSSGNNSRQSVWTSSEDEADIMDQDDEDSGSERSKCFREHRRAHYDEYRKIKELRRTGSSLEEASDDEIGVLEERDGRCNTSSSLTAAVKGIDIAEGDTSK; encoded by the exons GATCTCTATCTTCTCCGTGGGATAGTTTTGAGGAGGCCAATGGTGATGCAATACACTCAGAAGTCATATCCAGTGGATTGAGTGACATGGCTTCTTCCAGTGGAAATAATTCCAGACAGTCTGTCTGGACATCTTCGGAGGATGAGGCTGATATCATGGACCAAGATGATGAGG ATTCTGGTTCAGAAAGGAGCAAGTGCTTTAGGGAGCACAGGCGAGCACACTATGACGAATATAGGAAAATCAAAGAACTGCGTCGAACAGGCTCCTCTCTTGAAGAAGCATCTGATGATGAGATTGGAGTTCTTGAGGAAAGGGATGGGAGGTGTAATACATCATCGTCATTGACAGCTGCTGTTAAGGGCATTGACATTGCGGAAGGAGACACTTCTAAATAG